Proteins from a genomic interval of Coregonus clupeaformis isolate EN_2021a chromosome 4, ASM2061545v1, whole genome shotgun sequence:
- the LOC121554376 gene encoding T-cell surface glycoprotein CD3 zeta chain-like — MTLPWRTGVMLMLMLLSSAEASLNEPVICYILDGVLILYSIITTVLFFKVKWCQSVPEPEEESTYAELLTGPIADDYEDLRTDQTAATRQKHRQEASSDTYQALQVKDDESDAYQVIKSKGRTRKKDKAKKAQVPQDLRPGPPPRHHLHTDLTQSALGTEDAVDSTGSSPLH; from the exons ATGACCCTTCCATGGAGGACAGGTGTCATGCTGATGCTGATGCTTTTGTCTTCTGCAG AGGCTTCATTAAATGAACCGGTCATCTGCTATATACTGGACGGAGTCCTGATTCTCTACTCCATCATCACCACCGTGCTATTCTTCAAAGTGAAG tggtGCCAGTCTGTACCTGAACCTGAGGAGGAATCCACATATGCA GAACTCCTGACAGGTCCTATTGCTGACGACTATGAGGATCTAAGGACTGACCAGACTGCAGCTACAAGACAG AAGCACAGACAGGAAGCTAGTAGTGACACATACCAG GCTCTCCAGGTAAAAGATGATGAGAGTGATGCCTACCAGGTGATCAAGTCCAAGGGGAGG ACTCGCAAGAAGGACAAGGCCAAGAAGGCCCAGGTCCCCCAGGATCTCAGACCCGGCCCTCCGCCCCGCCACCACCTCCACACTGATCTGACCCAGTCAGCCCTGGGCACGGAGGACGCTGTTGACTCCACTGGCAGCTCTCCCCTGCACTGA